The following DNA comes from Pirellulales bacterium.
TGCCCGCAAGCCCGCCCGCGCGCTCAAAATGCCGCCACTCAAGACCAACGCCGATTACGAGCTGTTGGACATCATTGGCGAGGGGGGGGTGGGCGTGGTGTATTCGGCCCGGCAGGCCAGCATCGACCGGACGGTCGCGCTCAAGATGCTCAAACCGTCCGGCGCTTCCAACACGGAGCAACGGGAAAAATTTTTGAGCGAGGCGGTCGTCACCGGCGACCTGGACCACCCCAATATCGTCCCCATTTATGATCTCGGGACGAACGAGGCCGGCGCGCTGTTTTACAGCATGAAAAAGGTGATCGGCACGCCCTGGAACAAGGTCATCACCACCAAGTCCCTGGCCGAAAACCTGGATATATTAATGAAGGTGGCCGACGCCGTCGCCTTTGCCCATGCCCGGGGAATCATCCATCGCGATCTCAAGCCTGAAAACATCATGTTGGGCGAGTTTGGCGAGGCGCTGGTCATGGACTGGGGCCTGGCCATGGCGACCAGTAATTTTCGCAAGGTCGAAACCATCACCCAAACAACCAGCATGGGGGGGACGCCCGCGTACATGGCCCCGGAGATGGCGGCGGGCCCGCTGGAAAAAGTGGGCTTTGCCAGCGATATCTACTTGCTGGGGGCGATGCTGTACGAGATTTTGACGGGGAAGCCGCCGCATTCCGGAAAAACCGTGATGCAGTGCCTGATGGCCGCCGCGCGAAACGAGATCGTCCCCACCGATCAAGCGGGGGAACTGGTGGAGATCGCCCGGCGGGCCATGTCCACCAAGATTGACGCCCGTTACGCCAGCGTGCGCGACTTTCAAAACGCGCTGCGCGAGTACGAATCCCACGCGGAAAGCATCGCCCTGGTGCAGCGCGCCGAGCAAGGCTTGGCCGAAGCACGCGACAGCGGCGACTACCAAACGTATTCCAAAGCGCTATTCGGGTATCAAGAGGCCCACGCGCTCTGGCCGGAAAATGACAAGGCCGAGACCGGTATCCGCCAGGCGCAACTGGCCTATGCCGAGGCGGCGCTCGCCAAGCAAGACTTTGACTTGGCGGATTCGCTCTTAGTCACGAGCGATCCAACGCAGTTAGAACTCAAGCAGCGCGTGGCCGCCGAAATCACCGAGCGGAACGCCCGCCGCCAGCGGCTGCAAATGGCCCGCCGCGTCCTGTGGAGCATGGGAACCGCGATTGCCATCTTGATTGTGGGCGGACTGCTATGGGTCAACGCCGAACGACAAAAGGCGGTCGTTGCGCGGGATGAAGCGGTCAGCGCCAAAAAGCTGGAAGAAGTCGCCCGCAAGGATGCCGATAAACAGCGCATCGCCGCCGAAACCCAGCGAAAACTGGCGGAAGCCAAAAAGCTGGAAGCCGAACAAGCCGCCGCCGCCGAGCGCATCGCCAAACAAAAAGCGCTGGAATCCGCCGAAGCGGAAAAACTAGCCAAGAAAAAAGCCGAAGAGTCCCAATTGTTGGCCGAAAAGGCCGAGCAGGCGGCGATCAAGGATAAAATGCGGGCGGAAGAGGCGGAAAAAATCGCCGTGAAAGAAAAGCAACGCGCGGTCGAAGCGGAAGGGGTCGCCATCCAGGCGAAGGATGCCGCGCTGATGGCCAAAGAAGCCGAAGAATACTCGGGCTACATCGCCAAGATTGGCCTGGCCTCCGCCAAGGTCCAGGAAAACGCTTTTGGCGATGTGCTAGAACTGCTGGAACAATGCCCCCCGCAATATCGCAACTGGGAATGGCGACGACTGCGTTATTTGTGCCAACGGGCAAAATTCGATTATCACCTGAAAGCCGAACCGCCGGTCGCTGGAGTTGCCGCGGAACAATCCCCCCTTGCGATCGATCCCCGACTCCCCGCGGAACTGGACGTGGTAGCCCTGTCACCCGATGGACAATGGCTGGCCGCGGCCGGTTATGACGCCAAAATTTACATTTGGCAAATTGGTAAAAATGACCAGCCAGCCCGGGTGTTTGCCCCGGGGGGGCAGTATATCCACGCCTTGGCCTGGTCCCCTGACGGCGCACAACTGGCTGTCGGCGGTAATGATCCCGCAGGGGGGCATCTCAAGTTATTAAATGGAACCACGGGGGATATAATCCAAAAAATCCCCGGCCATACCGATGCCGTTCTCAGCGTGCAATTCAGCCGGGACGGAAAAAAGCTGCTCTCTAGCGGATATGACAATACCGCGCGGATTTCGGATTTGGATGGGACTAGTCAAGCTCGCGTGCTGCGTGGACATTCCTGGTGGGTCTGGTCGGCCGATTGGTCGCCAGATGGAAATTACGTGGTAACCGCCAGTCAAGATGGCACCTGCATTGTCTGGGATCTGCGCCAATCCGACGCGGAGTTGCAACAACCTCAAAACCGCCGCCTGTTTCGCGCTCACGCGGGACCGGTCTACCACGCCGCTTTTTCGCCGGACGGAAACAGCGTCGCCAGCGGCGGCTACGATCAGCGCGTGCTCATCTGGCGGCGGGATGCGGCCCAGGCGGTTGATCTGGCCGGTTTGGCCACGGGGAGCGCGCCCGCGACGGTCGCTTACCGCGCCCTGGCGGGACATTTGGGGCCGGTCCGTTGGGTGGGGTTTTTTCCCGATGAAACCGCACGGGTGCTCAGCGCTTCCCAGGACAATACACTCAAAGTCTGGAACGCCGAGTCGGGCGAAACCATTCAAACGATTCGAGGACATTCGGGGCGGGTGGCGGCGGCGGACTTTTTGCCCCGATCCGGCGAGGTAGTTTCCGCCAGCCACGACCGCCGCGTCAAGCAGTGGGATTTGGCCGGTTACCGCGAAGAACGCGTGTTGCAGGGAAAACTGCTAACGGGACACTCTGGGGCGCTGTTAGGCGGGGATATCACCCCCGCGGGAGACGCGGTCGTCACCGCCAGCCAGGACCGCACCGCCAAAATTTGGAATACCGGGGATGGCGCGCTGTTGCAAACCTTGACCGAAGGGCACAGTTTTTTGGTGACTAACCTGGCCCTCTTTCCCGATGGCAAGGCCTTTGCCACCGCCGCCGTCGACAACACGACGCGAGTTTGGGATTTGGAAAGCGGCGTCGAACGCTTGCGGTTGGTGGGAACCGGTCAAACGGCCATCGTGGCGGTCAATTCCACCGGAGAGTTCCTGGCCACCGCCGGAGAGGAAGCGGCGGAAGCTCTTGCCTCACCCCTAGGCAATGCCTTACCCGCGGATGCTAAGAACGTCTTGCCCGTCGCGGGAGCGGCGATCCTTCGCCCCATTGTCCAGGTTTGGGACGCGGCGAACGGGAATCGACTGAAAAAATTATTTGGCCACCGGGGCCAAGTGTCGGCGGTGGCGTTTGCTCCGCATGCCAACTGGTTGGCCAGCGGCGATACTGCCGGCCAACTGATCGTGTGGGATTTGGCCACCGGCGAACCACTGTGGAAAGCCGACCGCCATGCGGACAATATTTTAGGTCTGGCCTGGTCCCCCGATGGCAAATGGCTGTACAGCGCGAGCGCCGACCATACCGTGGGTTGCGCCGATGGACGCACAGGCACCGAGGCGCGTGACAAAATCTGGCGGCATGACGCCGAACTCACGGCGTTTGCTTTATCCGCCGACGGCACTTGGGGTTTGACCGCCACCGTCGACGGCACGGTGCGCGTGTGGAATCCCGAGACTGGCAAAGCGCGGTCCATGCTCGAGAGCGCGGCCGGGCGGGTGACCAGTTTAGCCATCAATGCCGACAACACCCGCGCTTTGGTGATTAGCTCGGCGGTTGGTCCAGCGGGAGGCACCGAACAGCCAGCGGCATCACCTGATACGAATTCCTCCCGCGTGCGTCTGTATGACCTTGCCACCGGCGGGGAATTGCCCAATCTGGAACGCAGCGAAGGTTTAATCTGGTCCGCGATTTTTGGGCCCCAGGCCAATTCCCTATTAACCGTGGGGGGTAATGGCGCTCGTCTATGGAAACTGGGTCAACCGCAACCCATCATGACTTTTACCCCGCATGGCGCGGTTTCGGTCGCGCGCTTTGCCCCGGACGCACAGCACGTCTTGACCGGCAGTTGGGATAACACGCTTAAATTATGGAACCGCCAGACCGGTCAACCGTTGCGCAAACTTCCCTTGGCGCATACCGGTCCGATAAATGACGCGCGCTTTGCGGCGGAAGGGAACTTGCTGCTTACCGTGGCGGATGATGGCACCGGCGTCGTGTGGGATGTCCCTGCCTACACCGTGCGGCAAAAACTGAACGCGGAAAATGTCCGCCTGCGCGCGGGAGTGATCCTGCCTGGCGGCGGGCACGCCTTGACCGCGGGCAATGACGGCCGCTTGTCCTTGTGGGACATTGCCACGGGATCACAGGTAGAATCTTGGCAGCTTTCCACAGCGCCGCTAACCAGCTTGGCGGTGCAAAAAATCGCCGCGAATGAACCAAAGACACCCTCCGTCGCGCTTTTGGTGGCCATTGGCGGAGCGGACAACACGGCTTGGTTGGCTGATCTTTCCGCCGACCACCCAGAAAAACTGCGCGTACGCTGTGAACTGCGCGGCCATACCGCGGCGGTCACCAGCGTCGCACTCTCCACGGATGGCCGACGGGTATTGACCGGCAGCGCCGACACCACCGTCAAGCTGTGGGACACCCGCGTCTTGGCTCCTCTGGCGGCTAGTCCCCCGGCCCAGGCCCCCGCCGACCAAAACGCCGCATCCCCGCGGGGCAAGGAAATTCTCACCCTGAGCGGACATACCCAGGAAGTGACCTCCGTTCAGTTTTCGGCGGATGACGGCCAGGTCTTTACCACCAGCCGGGATGGCACGGGCATTCTGTGGCTGGCGGAGTAGTCCGACGGGACTCTCTCCCCCGCGGAGGCTGCTATTTTCGCTTTTGTGCCGGGCGCTGCTTGCGGTGGCGGACACAATCCCTCACAATGCGGACGCAAAGCTATTTGCGGAATGGTCCGCCTGTTGTTTGCCCTTTCCTCTCTCAGCCCCAAGACCGCCCGCCATGCCTACTCCCGCTGTCATTCTTTCTGGCTTTGCCGACGAGGCCGCCCATCATAAGACCGCCGTCGAACAGTTTGTGGCTTTTGCCGCGCTGGGGCTAGAGTATTTTTCCTTGCGCTTTATCGACGCTGGCAAGGGAATCAAAAATGTAATGCAGCTCACCAAAGGAGAAGTCCAGGTCATTCGCCACCTCATGGATGAATATGGCCTCAATGTCGCCTCGATCGGTTCTCCCCTGGGAAAGGTAAAATTGCTCGACCAGGATGACGGCACCAAGAACCGCTATGTCCCCTTCAAAAAATATTTAGCGACCGAAGTCACCCGCGCTTGCGAACTGGCCCATGCGTTCGAGACCAAACTCATCCGCGGTTTTACCTTTTACCATCCCAAGGGGACTGATCCCAAGGGTTACTTGCCCCAGGCGGTCGAGCAACTGGGCCAAATCGCCGAAATGTGCCACCGCTCCGATTTGACCTTTGGCCTGGAGGTGGAAGCTAATCTGATCGGCCAAAATGGCCACCTCATGGCCGAAATTCACCGCCAGCTCAACCATCCTGCCGTGGTTTTGGTCTTTGACGGGGCCAATATCCTCATGCAAGGGTACTCTCCCAAGGAAACCTTTGATCAATACCTGGCCATGAAGCCCGCGCTGGGTTGGATGCATATCAAAGATTATAAATACGCCAAAAAAAGCAAAAAAATAAAGCACATTGACGAGGACGCGGTCTGGAACTTTGTCCCCGCGGACCAGGGGGACGCCGGCCATGCCAAAATTTTGGCCGATTTTGCCACGCTCGTCCCGGCACTTACAAAAAAACTGGCCAAGCGCGGTATTCCCGGCGTCTTTCTGGATTTAGAACCCCATCTCAAGGCCGGCGGTCAATACGGCGGAGCCAGCGGGCCCGACGGCATGGGCGTGGCCCTGCGCGGCCTCACGCACGTGCTGGATAAATCCGGTCTGGCCTATCACCTGCGTGATTTTGCAGATCTCACGGCCGAACGGGACGCCTAAGCTTTCTTACCATGTCCACGATTGCCGATTTTGTTGAGTTTTTTGCCCGACACACCCCCCCGCGGCTAGCCGCCGACTGGGATAATGTGGGCCTGCTAGTGGGGGATGCGACGCGGCAGGTGTCGCGGGTGTTGACGTGCTTAACCGTGACGGACGCCACGGTGCAAGAAGCAATCGACATGGGGGCGAATCTACTGATCAGCCATCACCCGTTTCCTTTTAAGGCGGAAAAACGGTGGACAGCGGACACCACCACGGGCCGGCTGTTATTGGCGTTGATAGAGCACAAAATTGCCGTGTACAGTCCCCACACGGCGTTTGATTCGGCGGAGCTGGGCATCAACCAACAACTGGCAACGCGGCTGGGTTTAACCGGAATACAGCCGTTAGCGCCGGATCCGACGGAACCGACGAGCGGAATCGGACGCCAGGGAAATGCGCCGCCCGTCACGACTTTGGGGGATTTGGCGGCGACCGCCTGCCAACAGTTATCGCTGTCTAGCGCGCACATCGTCGGCGACCCCGCTCGGCCTGTCACACGGGTGGGTGTCGGTTGCGGAGCCGCGGATGAGTTGCTGGGAATAGCGATGCGCTTGGGTTGTGATTGTTTTGTTACCGGCGAGGCGCGCTTTCACACGGCCCTGGCCGCCGCCGCCAATCAGATGACGATGCTGCTGTTGGGACATTATGCCAGCGAGCGATTCGCGGTCGAAGAACTCGCGCGGGTGCTGGGTAAAGAATTCACCATGGCGCAAATCACGGCCAGCGCAAAAGAAGCGGACCCGCTTGTGCTCTGGCGGCCGTAGTTCCGCGCGGGATCAGCGTTGCTCGTTTAATACAAGCATTTGCTGGCCAAAGGCCAGACCTATTCCAGCCTAGGTCAAGCGCAGCGTCGCCCTAGGTCTATCTCCATAAATTTTGGGTACAGGCTAAAGCCCGCATCGCTTTGCACGCTAGCAAAAAATCTCTCCGGCTAGCCACAGTTAAAGTGGATCAATTGCGCAAACTTTGCCGATAGTAGGGGATGTAGCGGATTTTCCGCATCCCTCGAACAGGATATTCTTTTGTTCTGCTAGCAATTGGGACGCTTCATTTCCACTTTTTGCATTTTGACATGCTTTTTCGTCTGGCCACGCTGATCGCTACACTCATCCTGGTGACGGGCTGCAGCCTGCTCCCCGAGATTGAACACCAGCCGACATTTCATAATCCCTTTCCGCAACTTAGCCGGGTGGGGGTAGCGCCATTTATCAATCTGACCACCGAGGCCACGCTCGATACCCGCCAAATCGCTCAAGCGTATTTCAATGAATTACAAAGCATCCCCGGGTTTGAAGTGGTGCCCATTGGCGTCATCGAACAAAAAGCCCGCAGCCTAGGACTGGAGTTAAGCACCGCCGAGGAATATCGCTATATCGCCCGCGAGCTAAAATTGGACGCGATTGTGGTGGGCGTGGTGACGGATTACAGTCCTTATTATCCACCGCGGTTGGGATTGTCGGTGGATTGGCACGCGACAAATCCGTGCTTTCATCCTATTCCCGTGGGGTATGGGTTGCCTTGGGGCACAACCGAGGAAGAAGAAATTCCGCAAACATTGGTGCAAGCGACCGAATTTGAATTGGCGCGGGAACAGCTAAAGACGCAAACCCCGCAAGATCAAACACCGACGTTGGTGCCAGTGCCGACAGCCGACAGACCATCGGAACAATATGGCGTCCTAGCCTTGGTGGCCAATAAACGCAAAGCGAATAACAGCGCCGGAATCCCCCCACCGAGCAGCGTCAAAAGTACCGCTAATTCCGCAGAGACGGGCGATAAAAGCCAGAGTCCGCTAGCAGCCGCTACTCCCGCGCAACCGTCCCAACCCGCGCCGCCGGAATTATTGACCACGCCGCAAGCCACCGCCGGAACTCCGCTAGCGGGACACGAGTCCTCCGCGCAAGCGCTGCCGGTCGATTGGCCCGATCCGCGGGGTTTGATCCCCGAACCCCCCTCGCCGCAGCGACCCGCTTGCCGCCCCTCCAACCTGCCCGTGCTGACGCATACCCGCATCTACAATGGGCATGACATCGAGTTCACAAAAGCATTGGAAAACTATTACGCTTTTCGCGATGATGCCAGATTTGGCGGTTGGCAGGGCTACATGCAACGCAGCGAGGACTTTTTGCGCTTTTGCTGTCACTTGCATATCACGGAAATGTTGACCGCGCGGGGGGGCGCGGGTGAAACGCGGGTGTTGTGGCGGTGGCATGAACGCCGATAGATACCTGGGGATCAATCACGGCACGCAGCCGGGACTGATTGAAAAAACGCCGGCGGTCATAAATTCGCCAGCCGGAATCACTCGCGGACCAAGAAGGAGCGGCGGTCGTGGCGCAGCAGGAATTGAATGTCTTGGCATTAGTGAAAGGCGAGGAACGCTACGTCTTTTTATTTGACGAAGCCAGCCGCGCCGAAACCCTCCGCACGCTGGGGCGGTATGCCTCGAACCCCGAACTGAGTTTTAGCTGGTACGACGCCGCCGTCCTTAGCCAAAAAATCCGCGACACCGCCCCCCGCCCCGCTCTTCCCGAAGTCAAACGCCGCTTTGACGTCCCCCAACCCGAATGAGCACCCGCTCTCGTTCCGTCGCGCGGCGATCCATCGTTCCCGGGGAGAATTCCTCCGCGCCCCCCCGACAGGCAGCGGGCATAAATGATTCCGCCAGCCCGGAGTCGGAATTGCGCCTGGCCGTCAACCGCTTTTTGACATTTCTACAGGCGGAAAAAAACGCCAGCCCCCTCACGCTCAAGAGTTACCGCGAAGACTTGACCGATTTGGAAAATTTTTTTACCGAACAGCAAGGCGCGCCCCCACCCCCCGATTGCCTCTCCACGCTCGATTTGCGCGGATATCTTTCTGGTTTGCATGAGCGGGGACTCGCCCACAGCAGCATTGCCCGGCGGTTGGCGTCGCTGCGTAGCTTTTTTCGGTTTGGGCAACGAGAGGGCTGGTCCAATGGCAATCCCGCCCGGCCGCTGAGGAACCCCCGCAAGAACCGCAAACTGCCGCATTTCTTGACAGGTGAGCAAATCGAACAACTGCTCTCCGCCCCCCCGGCCAATGACCCCCAGGGCCTGCGCGACCGGGCGATCCTGGAAACGTTGTACTCCGCGGGCTTGCGCGTCAGCGAAGTCGTGGGCCTGAATGACGAGGATTGGGACCGGGGAGCCGAGATTTTACGCATCCGGGGCAAAGGAAAGCGCGAACGGCTGTCGCCCATCGGCTCATTTGCCAGTCGGGCGTTGCTAGACTGGATCGCCGTACGTATCGTCGCCCCTACAGCCAGTCGTGGGGGCGTGATACCATTGTTTGTTAATCGCTTTGGCAAGCGTTTGACCACGCGCAGTGTCGGGCGGATGTTGGAAAAATATCTTAAGTTGACTGGATTGGATTTGCGGACCAGCCCCCACACCCTGCGGCACAGCTTTGCCACGCATTTGTTGGACCGGGGAGCGGATATTCGCAGTGTGCAAGAACTGCTGGGGCATAAAAGCTTGACCACCACCCAGATCTACACACACGTGACAACCGCGAAACTGCGGGAAATCTATGAAGTAGCGCATCCCCGGGCAAAATAAGATTCTTACTAAAAGCAATTTTTTTAATATGCCAGAAAAAGCACAGGGATTCATGCAATAACCATTGTCCCGTGCTAAAGGTGTTGATATTTCCCTAAATAATTACGAGCGTGAATGCAATTTCGTTGTTCTTCTTGTGGCAGGCGGATAGCCTAATGGTGCATGCAAGATTACAACGATTTTGTTCACACATTATTATAGGAGACGCTCATGAGTATTCGCAAAGTACTGTTAGCCGCTTTCTGCGGCTTGGCTTGCGCGTTGGGCAGCATTAACGCTAACGCCCATGAATTGATTTTTGAAACCTTCATGGACGGCCCCTCTGAAGCCCCGCCGAACTCTTCTCCTGGCACCGGTTATTCCAAGGTCACGATCGATCTGGATATGGTCACCATGCGCGTGGAAGCGCAATTCCAAGATTTGCTCGGTACGACCAGCGCGGCGCACATTCACGCCCCGACCTTGTTTCCCAACACGAGTACCGCGAACGTGGCAACTCAAACACCTTCTTTTTCGCTATTTCCCCTGGGCGTAACTTTTGGTTCATTTGACCAGACCTTTGATATGACGCTAGCCTCTAGTTACCGCGCTGGTTTTATTACCGCCAATGGTGGCACGGTGGGGGGCGCATTCAATGCCTTGATTGACGCCTTGGAAAATGAAAGAGCGTATTTCAACATCCATACCAGCACTTTTCAAGGTGGCGAAATTCGCGGATTTTACAAGGTTATCCCCGAGCCTAGCACAGTGATGTTAATCGGCTGTGGCGGATTGGCCTTGGCCCTCTACGGCTGGCGCCGCCGCGTGGCGGCCTAAGCGAATGTACTCTTCTCACTCCGTGAGATGCCAGCAAACGTACTCCTCTCACTCCGTGAGAAGCTAAATCTAACCAGCTACAATAAATACAACAGGCGGCTGGTGATCCCAAATCACCAACCGCCTGTTTCTAGCTTGATAGTACGCCAGCGATGAGAGAGGCGCGTTGATTCAATCAAAAAAACCTACACCCCCGCCAATTGCAGCTTGACCGTTTTGGTTGGACGGCGATGTGGCCGATAAAAGCCGATCTTTTCCAATGCGAGATATACTTCCTCGAGGGTCTTTTCACCAAAATTAGAAATGCTGAGCAGTTGCTCGCGCTTGGTGTTGAGCAAATCCTGAATCGTAAAAATGCCTCGCTCTTCCAGGCAGTTGGTGGTCCGGACGGCCAGGCCAATCTCGGCCGTGCTCATTTCCAGTTTGGCCTGCATTTCCATTGCTTCGCGCGTGACGGTATCCAGCGGAACACGGGTGGACATGATTTCCCTCCTTGGAAACAGTAGTCATTGATCGGGCGACTTCCCCCCACAAGCAACTCACGCCGCGTTATCTCACGACTATTAGCTTGGTTGCCGGGGCTTGGCCCACAAGCCACAAA
Coding sequences within:
- a CDS encoding protein kinase, with the protein product MLCPRCHVELLLASAKSGRCDVCGHSFTRDELREFRKEIARAFAEQNLECEYSSLITETVRDASGEVVDPRKTAHEKLDMTVIVPAPAAPRVDAQTLDSDAARTLPQEDLGGDFDLGPGLAADGLSATVESTGDSWQNPPGTTDVNQGIIEQSPASATVDLPAQEAGGASFDLADPSTHSDPRFSLLGAVPSHTLEFSSYDPIHPDARGGDFELTVPPAAQDGADEATPTHISLTDGGTGPGDGRNTSPVSGGQTVELPGQPGAADFPLNLTIDQGASGTIAMPGQALGGQGPDNSAGIAQTIESNIFDSATVAAMAKVAAGKTPAAGNPTPPQSGSVQLDSAFAGMADENTGGTWPERSLAATFDSAEVTGSQGAAIAKMWRGTIEPTTTPRMTIRRDARKDSPKDSKLVIKPKEFARKPARALKMPPLKTNADYELLDIIGEGGVGVVYSARQASIDRTVALKMLKPSGASNTEQREKFLSEAVVTGDLDHPNIVPIYDLGTNEAGALFYSMKKVIGTPWNKVITTKSLAENLDILMKVADAVAFAHARGIIHRDLKPENIMLGEFGEALVMDWGLAMATSNFRKVETITQTTSMGGTPAYMAPEMAAGPLEKVGFASDIYLLGAMLYEILTGKPPHSGKTVMQCLMAAARNEIVPTDQAGELVEIARRAMSTKIDARYASVRDFQNALREYESHAESIALVQRAEQGLAEARDSGDYQTYSKALFGYQEAHALWPENDKAETGIRQAQLAYAEAALAKQDFDLADSLLVTSDPTQLELKQRVAAEITERNARRQRLQMARRVLWSMGTAIAILIVGGLLWVNAERQKAVVARDEAVSAKKLEEVARKDADKQRIAAETQRKLAEAKKLEAEQAAAAERIAKQKALESAEAEKLAKKKAEESQLLAEKAEQAAIKDKMRAEEAEKIAVKEKQRAVEAEGVAIQAKDAALMAKEAEEYSGYIAKIGLASAKVQENAFGDVLELLEQCPPQYRNWEWRRLRYLCQRAKFDYHLKAEPPVAGVAAEQSPLAIDPRLPAELDVVALSPDGQWLAAAGYDAKIYIWQIGKNDQPARVFAPGGQYIHALAWSPDGAQLAVGGNDPAGGHLKLLNGTTGDIIQKIPGHTDAVLSVQFSRDGKKLLSSGYDNTARISDLDGTSQARVLRGHSWWVWSADWSPDGNYVVTASQDGTCIVWDLRQSDAELQQPQNRRLFRAHAGPVYHAAFSPDGNSVASGGYDQRVLIWRRDAAQAVDLAGLATGSAPATVAYRALAGHLGPVRWVGFFPDETARVLSASQDNTLKVWNAESGETIQTIRGHSGRVAAADFLPRSGEVVSASHDRRVKQWDLAGYREERVLQGKLLTGHSGALLGGDITPAGDAVVTASQDRTAKIWNTGDGALLQTLTEGHSFLVTNLALFPDGKAFATAAVDNTTRVWDLESGVERLRLVGTGQTAIVAVNSTGEFLATAGEEAAEALASPLGNALPADAKNVLPVAGAAILRPIVQVWDAANGNRLKKLFGHRGQVSAVAFAPHANWLASGDTAGQLIVWDLATGEPLWKADRHADNILGLAWSPDGKWLYSASADHTVGCADGRTGTEARDKIWRHDAELTAFALSADGTWGLTATVDGTVRVWNPETGKARSMLESAAGRVTSLAINADNTRALVISSAVGPAGGTEQPAASPDTNSSRVRLYDLATGGELPNLERSEGLIWSAIFGPQANSLLTVGGNGARLWKLGQPQPIMTFTPHGAVSVARFAPDAQHVLTGSWDNTLKLWNRQTGQPLRKLPLAHTGPINDARFAAEGNLLLTVADDGTGVVWDVPAYTVRQKLNAENVRLRAGVILPGGGHALTAGNDGRLSLWDIATGSQVESWQLSTAPLTSLAVQKIAANEPKTPSVALLVAIGGADNTAWLADLSADHPEKLRVRCELRGHTAAVTSVALSTDGRRVLTGSADTTVKLWDTRVLAPLAASPPAQAPADQNAASPRGKEILTLSGHTQEVTSVQFSADDGQVFTTSRDGTGILWLAE
- a CDS encoding TIM barrel protein, encoding MPTPAVILSGFADEAAHHKTAVEQFVAFAALGLEYFSLRFIDAGKGIKNVMQLTKGEVQVIRHLMDEYGLNVASIGSPLGKVKLLDQDDGTKNRYVPFKKYLATEVTRACELAHAFETKLIRGFTFYHPKGTDPKGYLPQAVEQLGQIAEMCHRSDLTFGLEVEANLIGQNGHLMAEIHRQLNHPAVVLVFDGANILMQGYSPKETFDQYLAMKPALGWMHIKDYKYAKKSKKIKHIDEDAVWNFVPADQGDAGHAKILADFATLVPALTKKLAKRGIPGVFLDLEPHLKAGGQYGGASGPDGMGVALRGLTHVLDKSGLAYHLRDFADLTAERDA
- a CDS encoding Nif3-like dinuclear metal center hexameric protein, whose translation is MSTIADFVEFFARHTPPRLAADWDNVGLLVGDATRQVSRVLTCLTVTDATVQEAIDMGANLLISHHPFPFKAEKRWTADTTTGRLLLALIEHKIAVYSPHTAFDSAELGINQQLATRLGLTGIQPLAPDPTEPTSGIGRQGNAPPVTTLGDLAATACQQLSLSSAHIVGDPARPVTRVGVGCGAADELLGIAMRLGCDCFVTGEARFHTALAAAANQMTMLLLGHYASERFAVEELARVLGKEFTMAQITASAKEADPLVLWRP
- the xerC gene encoding tyrosine recombinase XerC → MSTRSRSVARRSIVPGENSSAPPRQAAGINDSASPESELRLAVNRFLTFLQAEKNASPLTLKSYREDLTDLENFFTEQQGAPPPPDCLSTLDLRGYLSGLHERGLAHSSIARRLASLRSFFRFGQREGWSNGNPARPLRNPRKNRKLPHFLTGEQIEQLLSAPPANDPQGLRDRAILETLYSAGLRVSEVVGLNDEDWDRGAEILRIRGKGKRERLSPIGSFASRALLDWIAVRIVAPTASRGGVIPLFVNRFGKRLTTRSVGRMLEKYLKLTGLDLRTSPHTLRHSFATHLLDRGADIRSVQELLGHKSLTTTQIYTHVTTAKLREIYEVAHPRAK
- a CDS encoding CHRD domain-containing protein, whose product is MSIRKVLLAAFCGLACALGSINANAHELIFETFMDGPSEAPPNSSPGTGYSKVTIDLDMVTMRVEAQFQDLLGTTSAAHIHAPTLFPNTSTANVATQTPSFSLFPLGVTFGSFDQTFDMTLASSYRAGFITANGGTVGGAFNALIDALENERAYFNIHTSTFQGGEIRGFYKVIPEPSTVMLIGCGGLALALYGWRRRVAA
- a CDS encoding DNA-directed RNA polymerase subunit alpha C-terminal domain-containing protein; amino-acid sequence: MSTRVPLDTVTREAMEMQAKLEMSTAEIGLAVRTTNCLEERGIFTIQDLLNTKREQLLSISNFGEKTLEEVYLALEKIGFYRPHRRPTKTVKLQLAGV